GATAGATGGCAACTACTTTACAACTAGTTTACAGCATctgcacacttttatttttcacaagcgACCTTTCATCCTGCGCTGGAGCCATTGAGCAAAGCAGCAGCACTTCATTTTAccacatgctcacacacacacacacacacacacacacacacacacacacacacacacacacacacaaactctatGCAGGGAAATAAAACCTTCCAGTTGTGCCATGTtgatattttcatgactataaaaTGCAATGCGGAGTTTGaagagaagattttttttccttttgtttttttgaaacgtTTGTAATAGTTCTTACTCAGTTGTCTACAAGTAGCATTTCACcatttaaaatgtataacgtgTGCATCCTGAGAGGTGACCTATGTTGGTAAATGAAGCTGCAACATTATTACCCGAGTGTGTCACTCTTGAGGTGAAGGTCAGCCATCACTTTTGCTcgtaattacaaaaaataaaaattggatggggttcttttgttgtttttttttcttcttgatgcACTTTATGTCAAATACAATATCTACGCAGAGTACACATCATATTAAGTATGATTTCTGTTGTTTGAATAATTCTTTGTGTGACAGCTAACGTCTCTGAGGTCAAAGGTGATTTCATTTTGCTTGTGTTTTACTTTCTTTACTGTGCTCCTCCCATTTTGGGGAGCTTTTTGCCCACGTAAGAAGCACATGGCCAACACGAAGAGGTTCACTTTCTGTTCAGCTCTGATCATAATGACTgctttggggtttgtttttttttgcccgactggcaaaaaaaaataaatacaatgagcACAAACAGTCCTTGCCTGACGGCGTGTTCTTGTGCGCCACAGCGGACGAGGATGAAGACAAAGACGACGACTTCCGAGCGCCTCTCTACAAGAATGTGGAGATCAAGGGCATTCAGGTTCGGATGAAGTGGTGCGCCACCTGTCACTTCTACAGGCCGCCTCGCTGCTCCCACTGCAGTGTCTGTGACAATTGCGTGGAGGTGGGTGTGTCGCAATGCATGCGTGTGACAACGCAAATGCATATTTACACGCAGCAAGACTCTCATTTAGAGTATGCTGGAGAATTAAGTAATTTCCAACCATTGCGCCGTGGAAAATTGTCCAGAGTCAGCTTATTGTTTTGATCATTATTCACTGACTGTATACAGAATGCATATTAAACATGGCACAGGTGCACATTTTTGGTAATTATCTTAACATATAAGGATGTGTGTTAAGTGTTTGTCGTAAGGTTACAGTGGTGTTTAGCTCCGCTAAACACCggttttatctatttatttatttatttatttatttattatatttattttattatatttatttatttattttatttcggtTTTATTTACACAGCATGTGTGGAACTATTTCCCTATTAAAAATGAAGTGTGGATTGAGTGTTTGCATTacgataaaaaataaacaacattctCATTCTCAGGACTTTGACCATCACTGTCCTTGGGTCAACAACTGCATTGGACGTAGAAACTATCgctacttcttcctcttcctgctctCTTTGAGCGTTCACATGCTGGGAGTTTTCACCTTTGGCCTCATTTTTTTGCTCCACCACCGGGAGAAGCTGGGAGCTCTGCACACCACCATCacgtatccttttttttttttttttttaaacaatcctttttttcccatttatttTGATCACTTGTCAACATCTTGTATTGTAAATGTTTCTTGAGCTGATGTTTTTCATTGGCCTTAACTGTCGAAATGCCCAGATTGGTGGTGATGTGTATCGCAGGTCTTTTCTTTATTCCCGTTGTGGGTCTCACGGGTTTCCACATGGTGCTTGTGGCGCGAGGTCGAACCACAAATGAACAAGTGAGCAGAAGCGATCGATTAATAATATTAAGAACCTTGCATGTATTGTACAGTTGACAACTTGTTTTTTGTGTCAATGCTTAACGGTTAACAGTTGAATCCGTATTATTTCTCACTTTAGTTTGAACTATGACTCAAACTCAAgagagtttttatttttcgtgttttgttttggattttctcttttgaaaaGTGACCGACTGCTCTGCCTTTTTGTCAGAACTAAACACCATCTCTTTCTTTAAAATGATCCGTTATTCGTTTAATAGAAATTGGAGATCAAAACTACTAGTGGTACCGGTTACTTGACTGTAACGTAGTAACGAATATTCCGACTTTTATCTGACTTTGATCAATCACATACGTACAATcttaaatgcacacacacacacacacacacttctctctctctctctatctctctctctccatgtgaatgtgtatgcgtgtgtgtgtgtgtaaactctGAACAAGGTCTTGTGTTCCTCAGGTAACGGGCAAGTTTCGTGGAGGAGTAAATCCCTTCACTAAAGGTTGCTGTGGCAACGTGGAATATGTCTTATGTAGTCCTCTGGGGCCAAGGTAAGATGCTCCAAGTACTCAGGCTGGTGTGTGTCATTTTGTATTGTTGACAACAACATTGGTTCGGGTACATCCAGAATGCAAGTGTacgtgtgccttgtgattgccTACCAGtccagctgagataggctcctaTAGTTACAATAGTACATATATTGTTCCTCTCCTTCATTTTTGTAGCAACAGTTAAAATGTTGGTGGTTCGGATCACAGCGATCATGCGTGTTATCTCATCCCATGCAGGTACATATTTGACCCCCGAAAAAAGCCCCACATGAAAATTCAACCTCCGTTCATCAGACCGGACCTCTCAGACAGGCAAATCACCATTAAAGTCAATGACAACGGCATCCACGGCACCATTATCAGCTCCAAGGTGAGGTTTTCGGAACGCAATCTccagtttttgtgtttgtactCGCGCCTCTCTGATACCCACTCCTGTCTATGCTTTGCATTACTTTGCCGCTgccatctggaatttctccattgcgagactaataaaggttttcttacttGTCACCTGTTTGATTATCTCATTGGGGGCATCTGAAGTGCACACAACTGATTGTaatgaaatgacaacaacaaaagatagAATCAGGTTATTGACGCCCCCAAAATTATTCcttgacaaatattaatttaGTGTAAAAGTGGTTGAAGTGTTTTATGTCTCAGACATTCTCGggtcaaaatacacaaacaataaCAGCACATTTAACACCAACTtctgatattttattttaatttgattttgtttctaCTTATTGCAAAGGAGGCACTGCTTTTGCCGTCCACTGTACTCCAGGCCCATTGCAGAGTAGGCCTTTCCTTAACATGACAGCAGGGGGCGGAGCTATGGGTTGCGACTAGCTGAAGGACGAAGCGCGCCCCATTTGAAGATCCATTTTATTTCCACTTGCAGAGGCATCACTTCATCGCGGAGCCGACACATTAAACGTCAATTAGCGTTGCGCATCTATGCATGCGGCGCATGCAGCCGACATCGGCAAACACAAATGCCCCCTTCGCCCCCACCGCATCATCAGTTTTGATGAACGAGCAAATACGTACTGCTTATCAGAAAAGAATCATGATCGTACACTGATCTGCGCTTTCAACAACGAGTTGGGCAAAATTTCGGGTTGCCCACAGGCATATTTTCGGAATAGCGCAGCCCAAATAAGATGTACttgattgtttcatttcacacaaTGCGTAGGCAAGCATGCCGCAGACCTATTCGcatacaaacaattaaaaagtaaaGTGTACATACTATGACGTTTTTAAGGACATACAAGTGTGTTTCACATCATGCACGttattgatatatttttatttgcttgttataaaattgcatttccaatgtatttgctttgtattttttttaattactctcACATACTGCTTAACGGACTGTGACCTGTGACTGTGCATCGTAGCGGTTGGTTTAATTGCTGCAGCTTGTAACTGCGATTGTGTCAATCGGATACCAGAATTTCCTTTGGGATCACCCAAATATCCGCCAAACCAAACCTAAGTCGCTGCACCTACGCACACGGATCCCCATCGCACCTGCTGTTCAGCCACCTGTTTAGGACGTTCTTGACGCTCTGCTCTCATCCCCATAGTCCAAAAACAGCCTTGATGGCCTGGatgaaaaagaaacacagcCGCCATTACCCCCGAAAGCCGACAGGTACAACCAGCTGAAAAATCATCTGACCTCCAGTGAGGGTAAGAACCACATAAattacacatctcattcctccATCCGTTTACTATTCGAACTTAAATGGGCCAGCTATCATTACACCACTGAGAGCTGAAGGATGTACAGTATAACGAAACCAAAAGATTAGGAACAACCATCTGCTGCAGTGCAATTTCACACGACTACAAACGCGAGTCTTTGTAAAGACCAACTTCAAGCAGCTTCTTGTATTGCAGGTGCACCTCATGAAGTACCTGTTAATTGTAAATCACAGCCTTTTCCCCTCTGTGTGGTCATTACGTTATGTATGAATGCATCCCGGTGCGGATGTCATCTATTACTTTGAAATCCTGTGAAATATCAATGTCATTAATCTCCTGTTAACtcgcttgcacacacacacacacacacacacacacacacacacacacacacacacacacacacacacacacacacacacacattgggttCTTTCTCTCCAGAGACCCTGTCTTGGTGCATTATGTCAGGGAGGGAACCCTTTGCCCTGCCCAAGGAGCAATATTGCAACCAGCTGGTAGTTTCATGTACTGCAGCAAaggcccccacccccatcttgTTCAAACCCATACCAACGACAGAGCACACGTGTTAGTGTTTTTAGGaattagtttaaaaaatatatataataatgtaaTGGTaattgtatactgtacataactGAGTACAATTCGGTTGTCTATCAGTGCTGAAATGGCTGATAGCGTCTTGTTAATTCCCACCTCTACGGTATTTGATTTTCTCTGTCTTGATTGTACCACAGAAAGCTCTCTGTCTGGTAAGACCCACCCCTCCACTCCGGCTATGTACAAATTCAGACCATCCTTTGGCACCATGCCGAAGGTCCACTATCATACGGCCGGGGACAAggtaaaatgaagcatttattattttggtttttgttttatccTAGAAACTGCAGAAAACTGGCATTTACGACTAATCATGTCTTCTGTTTTCTTGTCAGATTATCATGCCCGATGACCAAAATTCCCAAGCCATCTTGGAAGAGGGTGTTCGTGGCCACGACTACCGATCCGAGCCAAACTTAGATCTGCCCGAATACACTAACGCCCCCCTTCAACGCACTTTCAAGTCCTCGCCTTTCCAGCTGGACTCTGACCCGGTCAACTCTCGGACTCTTAGCCTGAAGCAGGCTCAGCAGCGATCAGAGAAAGGTCATCTTGTAGGTCTGCAGCCCAAGACGGTCAACTCTACCCCATACAAGAACATCTTCTCTCCTAACACGCTCTCCAACCGTAACGGAAGCTTATCCTATGACAGCCTGCTGAACCCCAGTGGCACCCTGCCCGCTGCCAGCGAGTGCTTGGCCCACCGTGGTATGCCTCCAGTGGGGTTCCACTCGCCCTACCTGCCCACCAAAATGTGCCACATGCGGGAGCCTGAGCTGCAGAGACAACAGGTTGCCGCCACCTACAGTCCAGTTATGTCATCGAGGGGGGTGGACCGTCAATCGCCTCACCTACGGGACAGGGACTCCTCCCCAGTGCGCTACGACAACCTCTCCCAAACAATCATGGCCTCCATCCAAGAGCGGAAGGAAATGGAGGCGAGAGAGAAGCGACACATGCTACACGGGCATTCCCAGACACATATCTATGCCCAGGACTCGGGTGTGTTTGAAGGCTCGGGGGGATATGGCCTTCCGCCCAACCCCTGCTATCCAGATGGGCCTCACTGTGCCGGGTCCAGAGGCCCAACACCTCCGGTTTATGGAGGCTCCAGGGACAATCTGATGGGGGTTGGGCCCAGCTACGGCCAGAGAACCCCTGTACTGTGCCAGACTGGCTCCACTCTGGGCCGAGCACCCAGGACTTCATCCGGCTCTTTACACACGGATCACattagcagcaacaacaaccacGGAAGGGTCTCGGGCCCAGAGGGCCTTTATCGCTCCCCTGCCCACCACCCTCGCTCCCCTGCCATGCCCCGATCGCCCTCCTACTCCCACCAGAAACTCTCATACATGAGTGCCCAGGAGAGGATGGACTCACCTCGCCTGGGCAGGGCAAGGTATGAATCCTAGCCCTGTGGTACTGCATGCATGCCcctgacctgtgtgtgtgtgggggggggggggggggggggggggcgctggggCCTGGAGGACTACACAACTGTCCGGTCACGAGCCCTGCTCCCATTGATTTAATGAGCACTAATCTGTACCTCTTTTCTAGCATGTAGCATTCAGTAATACAGCGTTTGTCCTAATGTTTATTTATCCTGACGTTCCATCTGAATTCATATGTGTtccatgaatttatttattttttttgccttagaaaaagttttgttttcttctatcAGTGTCAGATCAATAAAGTTGTGTGACTTTCCATTCCTCCTTCTTTCTGCATGCTTTTAC
This sequence is a window from Hippocampus zosterae strain Florida chromosome 6, ASM2543408v3, whole genome shotgun sequence. Protein-coding genes within it:
- the zdhhc8b gene encoding palmitoyltransferase ZDHHC8B; the encoded protein is MPTSAGKRFKPTKYIPVSTAATLLVGSTTLFFVFTCPWLAKVISPLVPLYNGLVFLFVLANFSMATFMDPGVYPRADEDEDKDDDFRAPLYKNVEIKGIQVRMKWCATCHFYRPPRCSHCSVCDNCVEDFDHHCPWVNNCIGRRNYRYFFLFLLSLSVHMLGVFTFGLIFLLHHREKLGALHTTITLVVMCIAGLFFIPVVGLTGFHMVLVARGRTTNEQVTGKFRGGVNPFTKGCCGNVEYVLCSPLGPRYIFDPRKKPHMKIQPPFIRPDLSDRQITIKVNDNGIHGTIISSKSKNSLDGLDEKETQPPLPPKADRYNQLKNHLTSSEESSLSGKTHPSTPAMYKFRPSFGTMPKVHYHTAGDKIIMPDDQNSQAILEEGVRGHDYRSEPNLDLPEYTNAPLQRTFKSSPFQLDSDPVNSRTLSLKQAQQRSEKGHLVGLQPKTVNSTPYKNIFSPNTLSNRNGSLSYDSLLNPSGTLPAASECLAHRGMPPVGFHSPYLPTKMCHMREPELQRQQVAATYSPVMSSRGVDRQSPHLRDRDSSPVRYDNLSQTIMASIQERKEMEAREKRHMLHGHSQTHIYAQDSGVFEGSGGYGLPPNPCYPDGPHCAGSRGPTPPVYGGSRDNLMGVGPSYGQRTPVLCQTGSTLGRAPRTSSGSLHTDHISSNNNHGRVSGPEGLYRSPAHHPRSPAMPRSPSYSHQKLSYMSAQERMDSPRLGRAREAMKVNGQMDCHPSAKGVTASPNRHGNVKKVTGVGGTTYEISV